A genomic stretch from Telopea speciosissima isolate NSW1024214 ecotype Mountain lineage chromosome 7, Tspe_v1, whole genome shotgun sequence includes:
- the LOC122669642 gene encoding protein TSS isoform X2 has product MAPKSGRGKAHKSKGEKKKKEEKVVPSVIDITVITPYDSQVILKGISTDKILDVRRLLASNVETCHFTNYSLTHEVRRLRLKDTVDVTSLKPCLLKMAEEDYIEEEQAVAHVRRLLDIVACTTWFGKQRDGSTEARAKKTRNQNSNSSSSPPLSSNGGEVRSGSASEASVSAISDKFDMVAIHPTPKLSGFYDFFSFSHLSPPILSLKKCDRSGVEERHEVDYFEIQVKICNGKLITVVASVKGFYSTGKQFIQSRSLVDLLQQLSQAFANAYESLMKAFVEHNKFGNLPYGFRANTWLVPPTVAVSPSNFPSLPMEDETWGGSGGGQGQNNKYDDRPWAMEFSILANLPSKTEEERLVRDRKAFLLHNLFVDVSIRKALSAIRQIMDANMNTKNALSGPPGSLLHEDRVGDLCILVKRDVEDTSSKLHEKVNSSLAPGIACKDVAVRNLLKGITADENVVVHDTSTLGVVVVRHCGYTATVKVIGDVKKENFKALDINVDEQPDGGANALNINSLRTLLHQSCIAKYQSPLSDDDLEAGKCLVRKVIYDSLTKLEGEPAVTERSIRWELGSCWVEHLQKHDTPVSNSSKSNVEENNAELAVKGLGKQLKLLKKREKKTECVSEDSSSTGSMLTAESTDFADQKGKYNADDDIKKLIPEAAFLHLQKTGTGLHQKSLDELIEMAHKYYDEVALPKLVADFGSLELSPVDGRTLTEFMHTRGLQMRSLGRVVELAQNLPHIQSLCVHEMVTRAFKHILKAIIASVENLGDLPAAIASSLNFFLGSCIKEINDQDLTNDYTLILRCLKTFVARRFGWRLKDEFQHLRKFSILKGLCHKVGLELAPRDYDMDSPNPFKKSDVISVVPVCKHVTCSSADGRNLLESSKIALDKGKLEDAVNYGTKALAKIIAVCGPYHRTTASAYSLLAVVLYHTGDFNQATLYQQKALDINERELGLDHPDTMKSYGDLSVFYYRLQHIELALKYVNRALYLLHFTCGLAHPNTAATYINVAMMEEGMGNVHVALRYLHEALKCNQRLLGEDHIQTAASYHAIAIALSLMEAYSLSMQHEQTTLQILQAKLGQEDLRTQDAAAWLEYFESKALEQQEAAHNGTPKPDASIASKGYLSVSDLLDYISPDQDSKGLYVQKKQRCIKSSGRNHQVQHDDAITDNIQFDESSMHTAVEEENKKEEKSDVIHLEELKENDNGCGHEPVNELMPEEIPDEGWQEARRSGNIGGRKFQPRHQAPAKLNMNKSESSYFGDTRFHRKTKSPPRKTISKTASNEVSADLKQPIAPSLSLEVDQTRLQAKNPAWRLPSPPSTLTTMVSKSLSYKEVAAAPPGTVLKPTLEKSEEMRREKVDSQSCDIPPEASNEEEVSKIVVEVANAEEKEHEDCNDDEAQIENTTTDEETSCLSNHEKIIETNGSKLSAAAPPFNPGAFSLMAHSFNSIDIADMNELTATNQGMFPSQPMGISHPPSIAARIPCGPRSPLYHRSGHFFRMKQGFHKYHIPATDRSFIRPPRIMNPLAPEFVPSKAWQPIPGNGNLELSNECTQVFGSSIDKSKDVAMEDQKHDPALRTEVEDDSIETQTSKSQSSEFARQILLSFIVNSVQHDLDPANKTETGEKKHEDQQQSSQPIEGDSAIIKILYRDEGKIEASVSHCKDHEQSKIDDGDKNMTGDREGFTIVTKRRRNRRQFTNGVNGLYTQQSICASVH; this is encoded by the exons ATGGCACCCAAATCTGGACGAGGTAAAGCCCACAAAAgcaagggagagaagaagaaaaaagaagaaaagg TAGTGCCTTCTGTTATTGATATAACTGTAATCACTCCATATGATTCCCAAGTTATTCTCAAG GGAATCTCAACTGATAAGATTCTTGATGTAAGAAGGCTATTGGCTAGTAATGTTGAGACTTGCCATTTTACTAACTATTCCCTGACTCATGAG GTTAGAAGGCTGAGATTAAAGGACACAGTTGATGTAACTTCTCTGAAACCTTGTTTGTTGAAGATGGCTGAAG AGGACTACATAGAAGAAGAGCAAGCGGTGGCACACGTGCGAAGGCTATTGGACATCGTTGCATGCACCACCTGGTTCGGGAAACAGAGAGATGGAAGTACAGAAGCTCGAGCCAAGAAGACAAGAAACCAAAACTCGAATTCGAGCTCTAGCCCTCCTTTGTCTTCGAATGGAGGAGAAGTGCGATCTGGGTCTGCTTCAGAAGCATCGGTTTCTGCAATTTCAGATAAATTCGACATGGTTGCTATTCACCCTACTCCGAAACTCTCCGGTTTCTATGATTTCTTCTCGTTCTCCCACCTTAGTCCGCCTATTCTGT CACTGAAGAAATGTGATCGTAGTGGTGTTGAGGAGAGACACGAGGTGGATTATTTTGAAATTCAG GTTAAGATTTGCAACGGGAAGCTCATAACAGTGGTTGCGTCTGTAAAGGGGTTCTACTCCACAGGGAAGCAGTTCATCCAAAGTCGTTCGTTGGTGGATCTTCTACAACAGTTAAGCCAGGCTTTTGCTAAT GCTTATGAATCTTTAATGAAAGCTTTTGTAGAGCACAATAAG TTTGGCAATCTACCCTATGGATTCCGTGCAAATACATGGCTTGTCCCTCCAACAGTGGCTGTTTCTCCATCAAATTTTCCCTCACTTCCAATGGAAGATGAAACCTGGGGTGGCAGTGGTGGGGGTCAGGGACAAAACAATAAGTATGATGATCGACCATGGGCCATGGAGTTTTCCATATTGGCAAACCTTCCTTCAAAAACCGAGGAAGAGAGACTGGTCCGTGATAGAAAGGCATTTTTGCTCCATAATCTGTTTGTGGATGTCTCAATTCGTAAAGCTCTTTCAGCAATTCGTCAAATTATGGATGCCAATATGAACACGAAAAATGCTCTTAGTGGTCCCCCAGGTTCACTTCTGCATGAAGATCGTGTCGGTGACTTGTGCATTTTAGTGAAACGGGATGTGGAAGACACAAGTTCAAAGCTCCATGAGAAAGTCAACAGCAGCCTAGCACCTGGTATTGCCTGTAAGGATGTTGCTGTAAGGAATCTACTTAAGGGGATAACTGCAGATGAGAATGTAGTGGTTCAT GATACTTCCACATTGGGTGTCGTTGTCGTAAGACATTGTGGTTACACTGCAACTGTGAAAGTCATTGGTGATGTAAAGAAGGAAAATTTCAAAGCTCTAGACATAAATGTTGATGAACAGCCAGATGGAGGTGCCAATGCACTAAATATTAACAG CTTAAGGACTCTGCTTCATCAGTCATGTATTGCCAAATACCAGTCTCCTCTATCTGATGATGATCTGGAGGCAGGTAAATGCTTAGTGCGAAAAGTAATCTATGATAGCTTGACTAAGTTAGAAGGGGAACCTGCTGTTACTGAAAGGTCTATCAGATGGGAACTTGGTTCTTGTTGGGTAGAACATCTACAAAAGCACGACACTCCAGTAAGTAACAGCTCAAAAAGCAATGTAGAGGAGAACAATGCTGAATTAGCCGTTAAAGGTCTTGGGAAGCAATTAAAACtgttgaagaagagagaaaagaaaacagagtgTGTCAGCGAAGACAGTTCTAGCACAGGAAGCATGCTCACTGCTGAAAGCACTGATTTTGCGGACCAAAAGGGCAAATACAATGCTGACGACGATATAAAGAAGTTGATTCCTGAGGCAGCCTTTTTGCACTTGCAAAAGACTGGAACAGGTCTTCATCAAAAG TCCTTGGATGAGCTTATTGAGATGGCCCACAAGTATTATGATGAAGTTGCTTTACCAAAGCTG GTAGCAGACTTTGGATCACTTGAACTTTCTCCAGTTGACGGACGCACACTAACTGAGTTTATGCATACTAGAGGTCTTCAAATGCGTTCCTTGGGACGTGTG GTTGAACTTGCACAGAATCTTCCCCATATACAGTCTCTCTGCGTTCATGAGATGGTTACCCGAGCCTTCAAGCACATACTTAAAGCTATCATTGCTTCTGTTGAGAATTTGGGAGACTTGCCTGCAGCAATAGCCTCATCCTTGAATTTCTTCCTTGGGTCCTGCATAAAGGAAATCAATGATCAAGATTTAACCAATGATTATACTCTAATCCTCAGGTGTTTAAAGACCTTTGTTGCCAGGAGGTTTGGTTGGAGGCTAAAAGACGAGTTTCAACACCTGAGGAAGTTCTCAATTCTCAAAGGACTTTGCCATAAG GTTGGATTGGAATTGGCTCCAAGAGATTATGATATGGATAGCCCAAACCCCTTCAAGAAATCCGATGTTATTAGTGTAGTCCCAGTGTGCAAA CATGTCACATGTTCATCTGCAGATGGCCGAAACCTATTGGAGTCATCTAAGATTGCATTGGATAAAGGAAAACTTGAGGATGCAGTCAACTATGGAACAAAG GCATTGGCAAAAATCATAGCTGTATGTGGTCCCTATCATCGCACAACTGCAAGTGCATACAGTCTTCTGGCAGTAGTCCTGTACCACACAGGAGATTTTAACCAG GCAACTCTATATCAACAAAAGGCCCTAGATATCAATGAGAGGGAGCTTGGTCTTGACCACCCAGACACAATGAAAAGCTATGGAGATCTTTCAGTATTTTACTATCGCCTGCAACACATTGAACTGGCTTTGAA GTATGTCAACCGTGCATTGTACCTTCTTCATTTTACATGTGGACTGGCACATCCAAACACGGCTGCAACATATATAAATgtagctatgatggaagaaggCATGGGAAATGTTCATGTTGCTCTCAGATACCTTCATGAAGCCCTTAAATGTAACCAGAGATTGCTAGGAGAAGACCACATACAg ACTGCCGCAAGCTATCATGCCATAGCCATAGCCCTTTCATTGATGGAAGCATATTCTCTCAGCATGCAACATGAGCAAACTACATTACAAATTCTTCAAGCTAAACTTGGACAAGAGGACCTCAGGACTCAG GATGCGGCTGCATGGCTTGAATATTTTGAATCAAAAGCTTTAGAACAGCAAGAAGCTGCCCACAATGGGACTCCAAAGCCAGATGCATCCATTGCAAGCAAAGGTTACCTTAG TGTGTCCGATCTCCTTGATTACATAAGCCCTGATCAAGATTCAAAAGGTCTCTATGTACAGAAGAAACAGCGATGCATAAAG AGTAGTGGTAGAAACCACCAAGTACAACATGATGATGCAATCACTGATAATATCCAGTTTGATGAAAGCTCAATGCACACTGCTgtggaagaagaaaacaagaaggaagaaaagtcAGATGTAATACATCTGGAAGAACTTAAGGAAAATGATAATGGTTGTGGGCATGAGCCTGTGAATGAATTAATGCCAGAAGAAATCCCTGATGAAGGGTGGCAAGAGGCCAGGCGGTCTGGAAATATTGGGGGCCGTAAATTTCAACCTAGACACCAAGCTCCCGCGAAGTTAAACATGAACAAATCTGAATCCTCTTACTTTGGAGATACCAGATTCCACAGAAAAACAAAATCACCACCCAGGAAGACAATCTCAAAAACTGCTTCTAATGAAGTCTCTGCTGATTTAAAGCAGCCAATAGCTCCAAGCTTGAGTCTTGAAGTAGATCAAACCAGATTGCAAGCAAAGAATCCAGCTTGGAGACTTCCCTCTCCCCCATCAACTCTCActactatggtttcaaaatctCTATCATACAAAGAAGTGGCTGCAGCACCTCCTGGTACAGTTTTAAAGCCAACATTGGAGAAATCTGAAgaaatgagaagggaaaaagttGATAGTCAGAGTTGTGATATTCCTCCAGAGGCATCCAATGAGGAAGAAGTCAGCAAGATAGTTGTAGAAGTAGCAAATGCAGAAGAGAAAGAACACGAAGATTGTAACGATGATGAAGCTCAAATTGAAAACACCACCACTGACGAGGAAACTTCATGCCTGTCTAATCATGAAAAGATCATAGAAACAAATGGCAGCAAACTTTCTGCTGCTGCTCCACCATTTAATCCTGGAGCGTTCTCTTTGATGGCTCATTCTTTCAACTCAATTGACATAGCAGATATGAATGAGTTGACAGCCACCAACCAAGGAATGTTTCCATCCCAACCTATGGGAATTTCTCATCCTCCATCTATTGCAGCTAGAATCCCTTGTGGGCCTAGATCGCCTCTGTATCACAGAAGCGGTCACTTTTTTCGCATGAAACAGGGTTTTCACAAATACCACATTCCTGCTACTGATAGAAGTTTCATCAGGCCTCCAAGGATCATGAATCCACTTGCACCTGAATTTGTCCCGAGTAAAGCTTGGCAACCCATTCCTGGAAATGGTAATCTAGAACTCTCAAACGAGTGCACTCAGGTATTTGGGTCGTCAATTGATAAAAGTAAGGATGTGGCAATGGAGGATCAAAAACATGATCCTGCCCTGAGAACTGAAGTCGAAGATGATAGTATTGAAACCCAGACATCTAAGTCTCAAAGTTCAGAGTTTGCACGACAGATACTGCTTAGCTTCATTGTCAATTCAGTCCAGCATGATTTGGATCCTGCAAACAAAACTGAAACTGGTGAAAAGAAGCATGAAGATCAACAGCAGTCTTCACAACCAATTGAAGGCGATAGTGCAATTATCAAAATTCTTTACAGGGACGAAGGTAAAATAGAGGCATCAGTATCTCATTGCAAGGATCATGAACAATCAAAGATAGACGATGGAGATAAGAACATGACTGGGGATAGGGAAGGATTCACAATTGTCacaaagaggagaagaaatcgACGCCAATTCACAAATGGGGTAAATGGGTTGTACACTCAGCAGTCTATATGTGCTTCAGTCCATTAA
- the LOC122669642 gene encoding protein TSS isoform X1 has translation MAPKSGRGKAHKSKGEKKKKEEKVVPSVIDITVITPYDSQVILKGISTDKILDVRRLLASNVETCHFTNYSLTHEVRRLRLKDTVDVTSLKPCLLKMAEEDYIEEEQAVAHVRRLLDIVACTTWFGKQRDGSTEARAKKTRNQNSNSSSSPPLSSNGGEVRSGSASEASVSAISDKFDMVAIHPTPKLSGFYDFFSFSHLSPPILSLKKCDRSGVEERHEVDYFEIQVKICNGKLITVVASVKGFYSTGKQFIQSRSLVDLLQQLSQAFANAYESLMKAFVEHNKFGNLPYGFRANTWLVPPTVAVSPSNFPSLPMEDETWGGSGGGQGQNNKYDDRPWAMEFSILANLPSKTEEERLVRDRKAFLLHNLFVDVSIRKALSAIRQIMDANMNTKNALSGPPGSLLHEDRVGDLCILVKRDVEDTSSKLHEKVNSSLAPGIACKDVAVRNLLKGITADENVVVHDTSTLGVVVVRHCGYTATVKVIGDVKKENFKALDINVDEQPDGGANALNINSLRTLLHQSCIAKYQSPLSDDDLEAGKCLVRKVIYDSLTKLEGEPAVTERSIRWELGSCWVEHLQKHDTPVSNSSKSNVEENNAELAVKGLGKQLKLLKKREKKTECVSEDSSSTGSMLTAESTDFADQKGKYNADDDIKKLIPEAAFLHLQKTGTGLHQKSLDELIEMAHKYYDEVALPKLVADFGSLELSPVDGRTLTEFMHTRGLQMRSLGRVVELAQNLPHIQSLCVHEMVTRAFKHILKAIIASVENLGDLPAAIASSLNFFLGSCIKEINDQDLTNDYTLILRCLKTFVARRFGWRLKDEFQHLRKFSILKGLCHKVGLELAPRDYDMDSPNPFKKSDVISVVPVCKHVTCSSADGRNLLESSKIALDKGKLEDAVNYGTKALAKIIAVCGPYHRTTASAYSLLAVVLYHTGDFNQATLYQQKALDINERELGLDHPDTMKSYGDLSVFYYRLQHIELALKYVNRALYLLHFTCGLAHPNTAATYINVAMMEEGMGNVHVALRYLHEALKCNQRLLGEDHIQTAASYHAIAIALSLMEAYSLSMQHEQTTLQILQAKLGQEDLRTQDAAAWLEYFESKALEQQEAAHNGTPKPDASIASKGYLSVSDLLDYISPDQDSKGLYVQKKQRCIKVLQSSGRNHQVQHDDAITDNIQFDESSMHTAVEEENKKEEKSDVIHLEELKENDNGCGHEPVNELMPEEIPDEGWQEARRSGNIGGRKFQPRHQAPAKLNMNKSESSYFGDTRFHRKTKSPPRKTISKTASNEVSADLKQPIAPSLSLEVDQTRLQAKNPAWRLPSPPSTLTTMVSKSLSYKEVAAAPPGTVLKPTLEKSEEMRREKVDSQSCDIPPEASNEEEVSKIVVEVANAEEKEHEDCNDDEAQIENTTTDEETSCLSNHEKIIETNGSKLSAAAPPFNPGAFSLMAHSFNSIDIADMNELTATNQGMFPSQPMGISHPPSIAARIPCGPRSPLYHRSGHFFRMKQGFHKYHIPATDRSFIRPPRIMNPLAPEFVPSKAWQPIPGNGNLELSNECTQVFGSSIDKSKDVAMEDQKHDPALRTEVEDDSIETQTSKSQSSEFARQILLSFIVNSVQHDLDPANKTETGEKKHEDQQQSSQPIEGDSAIIKILYRDEGKIEASVSHCKDHEQSKIDDGDKNMTGDREGFTIVTKRRRNRRQFTNGVNGLYTQQSICASVH, from the exons ATGGCACCCAAATCTGGACGAGGTAAAGCCCACAAAAgcaagggagagaagaagaaaaaagaagaaaagg TAGTGCCTTCTGTTATTGATATAACTGTAATCACTCCATATGATTCCCAAGTTATTCTCAAG GGAATCTCAACTGATAAGATTCTTGATGTAAGAAGGCTATTGGCTAGTAATGTTGAGACTTGCCATTTTACTAACTATTCCCTGACTCATGAG GTTAGAAGGCTGAGATTAAAGGACACAGTTGATGTAACTTCTCTGAAACCTTGTTTGTTGAAGATGGCTGAAG AGGACTACATAGAAGAAGAGCAAGCGGTGGCACACGTGCGAAGGCTATTGGACATCGTTGCATGCACCACCTGGTTCGGGAAACAGAGAGATGGAAGTACAGAAGCTCGAGCCAAGAAGACAAGAAACCAAAACTCGAATTCGAGCTCTAGCCCTCCTTTGTCTTCGAATGGAGGAGAAGTGCGATCTGGGTCTGCTTCAGAAGCATCGGTTTCTGCAATTTCAGATAAATTCGACATGGTTGCTATTCACCCTACTCCGAAACTCTCCGGTTTCTATGATTTCTTCTCGTTCTCCCACCTTAGTCCGCCTATTCTGT CACTGAAGAAATGTGATCGTAGTGGTGTTGAGGAGAGACACGAGGTGGATTATTTTGAAATTCAG GTTAAGATTTGCAACGGGAAGCTCATAACAGTGGTTGCGTCTGTAAAGGGGTTCTACTCCACAGGGAAGCAGTTCATCCAAAGTCGTTCGTTGGTGGATCTTCTACAACAGTTAAGCCAGGCTTTTGCTAAT GCTTATGAATCTTTAATGAAAGCTTTTGTAGAGCACAATAAG TTTGGCAATCTACCCTATGGATTCCGTGCAAATACATGGCTTGTCCCTCCAACAGTGGCTGTTTCTCCATCAAATTTTCCCTCACTTCCAATGGAAGATGAAACCTGGGGTGGCAGTGGTGGGGGTCAGGGACAAAACAATAAGTATGATGATCGACCATGGGCCATGGAGTTTTCCATATTGGCAAACCTTCCTTCAAAAACCGAGGAAGAGAGACTGGTCCGTGATAGAAAGGCATTTTTGCTCCATAATCTGTTTGTGGATGTCTCAATTCGTAAAGCTCTTTCAGCAATTCGTCAAATTATGGATGCCAATATGAACACGAAAAATGCTCTTAGTGGTCCCCCAGGTTCACTTCTGCATGAAGATCGTGTCGGTGACTTGTGCATTTTAGTGAAACGGGATGTGGAAGACACAAGTTCAAAGCTCCATGAGAAAGTCAACAGCAGCCTAGCACCTGGTATTGCCTGTAAGGATGTTGCTGTAAGGAATCTACTTAAGGGGATAACTGCAGATGAGAATGTAGTGGTTCAT GATACTTCCACATTGGGTGTCGTTGTCGTAAGACATTGTGGTTACACTGCAACTGTGAAAGTCATTGGTGATGTAAAGAAGGAAAATTTCAAAGCTCTAGACATAAATGTTGATGAACAGCCAGATGGAGGTGCCAATGCACTAAATATTAACAG CTTAAGGACTCTGCTTCATCAGTCATGTATTGCCAAATACCAGTCTCCTCTATCTGATGATGATCTGGAGGCAGGTAAATGCTTAGTGCGAAAAGTAATCTATGATAGCTTGACTAAGTTAGAAGGGGAACCTGCTGTTACTGAAAGGTCTATCAGATGGGAACTTGGTTCTTGTTGGGTAGAACATCTACAAAAGCACGACACTCCAGTAAGTAACAGCTCAAAAAGCAATGTAGAGGAGAACAATGCTGAATTAGCCGTTAAAGGTCTTGGGAAGCAATTAAAACtgttgaagaagagagaaaagaaaacagagtgTGTCAGCGAAGACAGTTCTAGCACAGGAAGCATGCTCACTGCTGAAAGCACTGATTTTGCGGACCAAAAGGGCAAATACAATGCTGACGACGATATAAAGAAGTTGATTCCTGAGGCAGCCTTTTTGCACTTGCAAAAGACTGGAACAGGTCTTCATCAAAAG TCCTTGGATGAGCTTATTGAGATGGCCCACAAGTATTATGATGAAGTTGCTTTACCAAAGCTG GTAGCAGACTTTGGATCACTTGAACTTTCTCCAGTTGACGGACGCACACTAACTGAGTTTATGCATACTAGAGGTCTTCAAATGCGTTCCTTGGGACGTGTG GTTGAACTTGCACAGAATCTTCCCCATATACAGTCTCTCTGCGTTCATGAGATGGTTACCCGAGCCTTCAAGCACATACTTAAAGCTATCATTGCTTCTGTTGAGAATTTGGGAGACTTGCCTGCAGCAATAGCCTCATCCTTGAATTTCTTCCTTGGGTCCTGCATAAAGGAAATCAATGATCAAGATTTAACCAATGATTATACTCTAATCCTCAGGTGTTTAAAGACCTTTGTTGCCAGGAGGTTTGGTTGGAGGCTAAAAGACGAGTTTCAACACCTGAGGAAGTTCTCAATTCTCAAAGGACTTTGCCATAAG GTTGGATTGGAATTGGCTCCAAGAGATTATGATATGGATAGCCCAAACCCCTTCAAGAAATCCGATGTTATTAGTGTAGTCCCAGTGTGCAAA CATGTCACATGTTCATCTGCAGATGGCCGAAACCTATTGGAGTCATCTAAGATTGCATTGGATAAAGGAAAACTTGAGGATGCAGTCAACTATGGAACAAAG GCATTGGCAAAAATCATAGCTGTATGTGGTCCCTATCATCGCACAACTGCAAGTGCATACAGTCTTCTGGCAGTAGTCCTGTACCACACAGGAGATTTTAACCAG GCAACTCTATATCAACAAAAGGCCCTAGATATCAATGAGAGGGAGCTTGGTCTTGACCACCCAGACACAATGAAAAGCTATGGAGATCTTTCAGTATTTTACTATCGCCTGCAACACATTGAACTGGCTTTGAA GTATGTCAACCGTGCATTGTACCTTCTTCATTTTACATGTGGACTGGCACATCCAAACACGGCTGCAACATATATAAATgtagctatgatggaagaaggCATGGGAAATGTTCATGTTGCTCTCAGATACCTTCATGAAGCCCTTAAATGTAACCAGAGATTGCTAGGAGAAGACCACATACAg ACTGCCGCAAGCTATCATGCCATAGCCATAGCCCTTTCATTGATGGAAGCATATTCTCTCAGCATGCAACATGAGCAAACTACATTACAAATTCTTCAAGCTAAACTTGGACAAGAGGACCTCAGGACTCAG GATGCGGCTGCATGGCTTGAATATTTTGAATCAAAAGCTTTAGAACAGCAAGAAGCTGCCCACAATGGGACTCCAAAGCCAGATGCATCCATTGCAAGCAAAGGTTACCTTAG TGTGTCCGATCTCCTTGATTACATAAGCCCTGATCAAGATTCAAAAGGTCTCTATGTACAGAAGAAACAGCGATGCATAAAG GTGCTACAGAGTAGTGGTAGAAACCACCAAGTACAACATGATGATGCAATCACTGATAATATCCAGTTTGATGAAAGCTCAATGCACACTGCTgtggaagaagaaaacaagaaggaagaaaagtcAGATGTAATACATCTGGAAGAACTTAAGGAAAATGATAATGGTTGTGGGCATGAGCCTGTGAATGAATTAATGCCAGAAGAAATCCCTGATGAAGGGTGGCAAGAGGCCAGGCGGTCTGGAAATATTGGGGGCCGTAAATTTCAACCTAGACACCAAGCTCCCGCGAAGTTAAACATGAACAAATCTGAATCCTCTTACTTTGGAGATACCAGATTCCACAGAAAAACAAAATCACCACCCAGGAAGACAATCTCAAAAACTGCTTCTAATGAAGTCTCTGCTGATTTAAAGCAGCCAATAGCTCCAAGCTTGAGTCTTGAAGTAGATCAAACCAGATTGCAAGCAAAGAATCCAGCTTGGAGACTTCCCTCTCCCCCATCAACTCTCActactatggtttcaaaatctCTATCATACAAAGAAGTGGCTGCAGCACCTCCTGGTACAGTTTTAAAGCCAACATTGGAGAAATCTGAAgaaatgagaagggaaaaagttGATAGTCAGAGTTGTGATATTCCTCCAGAGGCATCCAATGAGGAAGAAGTCAGCAAGATAGTTGTAGAAGTAGCAAATGCAGAAGAGAAAGAACACGAAGATTGTAACGATGATGAAGCTCAAATTGAAAACACCACCACTGACGAGGAAACTTCATGCCTGTCTAATCATGAAAAGATCATAGAAACAAATGGCAGCAAACTTTCTGCTGCTGCTCCACCATTTAATCCTGGAGCGTTCTCTTTGATGGCTCATTCTTTCAACTCAATTGACATAGCAGATATGAATGAGTTGACAGCCACCAACCAAGGAATGTTTCCATCCCAACCTATGGGAATTTCTCATCCTCCATCTATTGCAGCTAGAATCCCTTGTGGGCCTAGATCGCCTCTGTATCACAGAAGCGGTCACTTTTTTCGCATGAAACAGGGTTTTCACAAATACCACATTCCTGCTACTGATAGAAGTTTCATCAGGCCTCCAAGGATCATGAATCCACTTGCACCTGAATTTGTCCCGAGTAAAGCTTGGCAACCCATTCCTGGAAATGGTAATCTAGAACTCTCAAACGAGTGCACTCAGGTATTTGGGTCGTCAATTGATAAAAGTAAGGATGTGGCAATGGAGGATCAAAAACATGATCCTGCCCTGAGAACTGAAGTCGAAGATGATAGTATTGAAACCCAGACATCTAAGTCTCAAAGTTCAGAGTTTGCACGACAGATACTGCTTAGCTTCATTGTCAATTCAGTCCAGCATGATTTGGATCCTGCAAACAAAACTGAAACTGGTGAAAAGAAGCATGAAGATCAACAGCAGTCTTCACAACCAATTGAAGGCGATAGTGCAATTATCAAAATTCTTTACAGGGACGAAGGTAAAATAGAGGCATCAGTATCTCATTGCAAGGATCATGAACAATCAAAGATAGACGATGGAGATAAGAACATGACTGGGGATAGGGAAGGATTCACAATTGTCacaaagaggagaagaaatcgACGCCAATTCACAAATGGGGTAAATGGGTTGTACACTCAGCAGTCTATATGTGCTTCAGTCCATTAA